The genomic segment AAGACATGCTCGTGGGCGTGGACGGCTCGCTGCCGCAGCGCCGCGAGGCCGCCCGCACCGGCAAACCCCTGCGCCGGGGCTTCCGGGTGGAGGGCGGCGCCCGCAAGGAACTGGAAGGGGTGGAGTACCCGACATGACCCAGGCAAATGACCTCAACTTCATTCCGGCCGGGGGGCAGCCATGATCGCCTTCATCCTTCTGGGAGCGCTCGCCCTCGTCGGCGCGGTGATCACGGTCGCGGCCCGCAATGCCGTTCACGCGGCGCTGGGACTGGTGGGCACCCTGCTGAGCGTGGCGGGGCTGTTTGCCAGCCTGAGCGCGTCCTTTCTGGCGGCCATTCAGGTGATCGTGTACGCCGGGGCGATTCTGGTGCTGTTTCTCTTCGTGATCATGCTGCTCAACGCCAACCAGCCCATCACCGGGCGCGACCCGGTGCCCTTCGTGCGCGAACTGGCGGGCCTCGGCGGGGTGATTCTGGCGGGAGCGCTGGCGATCATCGCTTTCTCCTACCGCGATCCCCGGCCCCTCACTGAAAGCGCAGCGGTGCTGCGCGGCGGCACGGCGGGCGCGGTGGGCGAGACGTTGCTGACGCGTTTCCTGCTGCCGTTTGAGGCGGTGAGCATCCTGCTGCTCGTCGCCATCGTGGGGTCGGTGGCGCTCGTCAAGCGGCCCGTGCCCCAGCCCGACGGCCTGACCGACGCCGAGGGCGTGGCGTTGCCCGGCGAAGCGCCCGAGCGCACGGCCCCCGAAGGCGGGGTGAGGGCCTGATGGACATGGCACCGACCGCCTACTACGTGGCCCTCTCTGGGCTGCTCTTCGCCATCGGGATGATCGGGGTGCTGACCCGCCGCACGGCGATCATGATCTTCCTCAGTGTCGAGCTGATGCTGAACGCCGCCAACCTCGCGCTCGTGGCCTTTGCCCGGTCGTGGGGCGACCTCGCCGGGCAGACGGCCGTCTTTATCGTGATGACGCTGGCCGCCGCCGAGGTCGCCATCGGCCTCGCCATCATCGTCGCCATCTTCCGCAAGCGCGAGACGACCAACGTGGACGACCTCGCCACATTGAAAGGCTGAGTGCGCGTGCCCCTGTATCTGCTTCCCCTGCTGCCGCTCATCGGCTTCGCGCTGCTGATGCTCTTTCCCCGTCTCTTTCCCGGTCGCTCGGCGGGCTGGCTCGCGTCGGGCACGGTGCTGGTGAGCTTCGTCATCGCCGTGATGCGCTACCTCGGTCAGGGCGACGAGCCCGCCCGCGAGGTGCTGTGGACGTGGCTGCCCAACATGGCGCTGAACGCCAACCTGTCGGTGGGCTTCTGGTACGACCAGCTCTCCGCGCTGATGGCCCTGATCATCACGGGCGTGGGCTTCCTGATTCACCTGTACTCGGTGAGCTACATGGGCCACGACCGGGGGTTCGCTCGCTTCTTCGCCTTCCTGAACTTCTTCGTGGCGATGATGCTGATTCTGGTCCTCGCCGACTCCTACCCGCTGATGTTCGTGGGCTGGGAGGGGGTGGGCATGGCGTCCTACCTCCTGATCGGCTTCTGGTTCTCGGGCCGCAACTCGGAGGCGTCCCAGAAGGATGTGCGCGAGGCCAGCGACCGTGAGGGCGTGGCGAACTCCAACGCCGCCCGCAAGGCCTTCATCATGAACCGCATCGGGGATCTCGGCTTCATGCTGGGGATGTTCCTGATCTACAAGCTGTACGGCACGCTGGTGATTCCCGAGCTGGCCGAGCGGGTGGAGGGGGCACAGGTGGCCGTCGCCGGAATCGAACTCGCCTGCCTCTTCCTGCTCGTGGGCGCGGTGGGCAAGTCGGGCCAGTTGCCGCTGACAACCTGGCTGCCGGACGCGATGGCGGGGCCGACGCCCGTCTCCGCGCTGATCCACGCCGCCACGATGGTCACGGCGGGCGTGTACCTGATCGCCCGCAGCCACTTCCTGTACGACCTCGCACCGACGGCCTCGACCTGGGTGGCCTGGGTCGGCGGCCTGACCGCGCTGTACGGGGCGCTCTCGGCGCTCAACCAGCATGACATCAAGAAGATCCTGGCGTACTCCACCGTCTCGCA from the Deinococcus sp. NW-56 genome contains:
- a CDS encoding NADH-quinone oxidoreductase subunit J; this encodes MIAFILLGALALVGAVITVAARNAVHAALGLVGTLLSVAGLFASLSASFLAAIQVIVYAGAILVLFLFVIMLLNANQPITGRDPVPFVRELAGLGGVILAGALAIIAFSYRDPRPLTESAAVLRGGTAGAVGETLLTRFLLPFEAVSILLLVAIVGSVALVKRPVPQPDGLTDAEGVALPGEAPERTAPEGGVRA
- the nuoK gene encoding NADH-quinone oxidoreductase subunit NuoK, translated to MAPTAYYVALSGLLFAIGMIGVLTRRTAIMIFLSVELMLNAANLALVAFARSWGDLAGQTAVFIVMTLAAAEVAIGLAIIVAIFRKRETTNVDDLATLKG
- the nuoL gene encoding NADH-quinone oxidoreductase subunit L → MPLYLLPLLPLIGFALLMLFPRLFPGRSAGWLASGTVLVSFVIAVMRYLGQGDEPAREVLWTWLPNMALNANLSVGFWYDQLSALMALIITGVGFLIHLYSVSYMGHDRGFARFFAFLNFFVAMMLILVLADSYPLMFVGWEGVGMASYLLIGFWFSGRNSEASQKDVREASDREGVANSNAARKAFIMNRIGDLGFMLGMFLIYKLYGTLVIPELAERVEGAQVAVAGIELACLFLLVGAVGKSGQLPLTTWLPDAMAGPTPVSALIHAATMVTAGVYLIARSHFLYDLAPTASTWVAWVGGLTALYGALSALNQHDIKKILAYSTVSQLGYMFMAVGLHAYSAGVFHLLTHAFFKALLFLSAGAVIHALHEEQDVRRMGGMRKFMPFTHITALMGVLAIAGIPIWSGFFSKDAILASAFEASPGLYVIGLGVAFLTAYYMGRWYFLVWRGEYRGNVTHPHEADGLMKVPLGILAALATFAGFLNVPTFLGGGHAFDDYLGRAIPVHGHEIPVSTEWLLTILAVAAGVGGLLWAYAEHRRRTLASGPLGAASTNALYLDRVYDGLVAAPSRALAAGLDAVDRGVDGTLSGVARNSAAPGGLFSRWQSGFVRTYAVSMLLGTALLLGYWALRTIGGGA